In Lolium rigidum isolate FL_2022 chromosome 3, APGP_CSIRO_Lrig_0.1, whole genome shotgun sequence, the genomic window ccgccgccaccgcctccggcgCGGCGGGGGAGTCCAATGACCCGGCGGCGGCATCCGGCTTGGCCCAAGAAGACGACGGTCGGTGCTGCTTCCTTTTATGCGAGAGATCGTTGGTTTTTTGTTACTTCTTGTAGTGGGGGATGGGGGAAGCTGTGTGGGTTTAGTGGATTGGAGTGGCTTGGCTGGGGAGAGATTGGAACTTTGGCCCTGGATCGGCTCCTGGAAAAGATAGTAGTTTTCATAAGTTACGATCTGGATTGCACTTGATAGGATTGTTGTGTATAATTTAGATTAATCTGGTTTGTTCTGGTAAAGATCGGATCACTTGCCCTCTCGAGTTCACTTCGGTTATTATGATTTGGTTTGCTCGCCAATAGCGCAATACCACTATCCAGAGCTTGGCGAATTAGTCTGACTTTTTGCTGCGAAAATCTTGTCACTGAGCAGTATTTATGTTGTGTGTAGCTCAATAAGAGATTTGTAGGGAGCATGCAGCTTAATAAGAGTCTGTTGACTTTCAGTTGCTTACCTTTGCAAGTTAAGAGACTTGTTCAATTGACATTCAATGGCGCTCGTTACTAGGGAATTGTCTTTGTGTAGCACCTTCAGTTGCAATGCATGATTTATCTAGGAAAGAGCATAGTTGTTCCATGTGAATTATTTGTTCTTTGTGGTTTTCGGCTCGTAGTTGTTCCTTTGCAAATATTTTCCTTGAACGGAACTGTATTTTTGTTTCCGCCAATCATACAAGTTTTCTTTTCGTGCGCACGGTGAAATCTGCAAAGTGCTGCTTGAGCAGACTTTGTCCTGCATTTAACTCTGCATGAAAAGATAATATAGACAGTGGTAGAGTGAACAGTGATTTTTTGTTTGCATATCATCCAGATCTTTCGGCGGCACTGGGCTACCGCCTCCCCCCAAAAGAAATACAGGACATAGTTGATGCACCACCACTTCCTGTGTTGTCATTCTCACCAAGCAAAGACAAGATTCTTTTTCTCAAACGTCGAGCGCTGCCACCACTATCTGATCTTGCAAAGCCTGAGGACAAGCTTGCTGGTGTAAGGATCGATGGCCATTCCAATACTAGAAGTCGAATGTAAGTAATGTCAATGGTTTCTCAGAATTTCAGTCTTTGAattatttcatttcatttttacTAGTTCATTGTTACGCTTTACAGCATGTCATAGATGGAAATCTGATTTACCTAATTTGTAGGTCTTCCTACACCGGAATAGGTATCCATAAGCTAATGGATGATGGAACATTGGGCCCAGAGAAATTGGTCTATGGATACCCTGAAGGAGCAAAGATTAATTTTGTTACCTGGTAAATTTCCAGATATTTGTATCAAGTAACTTCCATCGTTTCTTTTGGTACTTTTTGTAATGGCTCGTGACACCCAACCATGTGAACCAGGTCACATGACGGACGTACTCTATCATTCAGTGTTCGAGTTGAGGAGGTAATTGGTTGGATTGACTCTGATACAAAGGTAGTTGTTGTGTTATCCATGATTCACTATAACAGACTTCTTTGCAAGCAGGAGGACAACAAAATCAGCAAGCTAAGGGTATGGGTTGCAGACGTGGAATCTGGAGAAGCAAAGCCACTTTTTAAATCTCCTGATATTTACTTGAATGCTATTTTTGACAGGTGAATGTTTCTAATATTTCTATGCCTGCTATTTTGATTGTTTCTTCTTCCAAATGATTGTTTCTACTATTTTGCAGCTTTGTATGGGTTGATAACTCTACTTTGTTAGTCTGCACCATCCCTGTATCACGTGGTGCCCCACCAAAGAAGCCATTAGTTCCAGCTGGTCCAAAAATTCAGTCTAATGAGACAAAGACTGTGGTCCAAGTGAGAACTTTCCAGGATCTTCTAAAAGATGCATACGATGCTGATCTATTTGATTACTATGCAACCTCACAGCTCATGTTGGCCTCTTTGGATGGAACTGTGAAGCCGATGGGGCCTCCTGCTGTATATACATCCATTGATCCATCACCGGATGACAAATATTTGATGCTTTCTTCTATCCACCGTCCATATTCATATATCGTACCCTGTGGAAGGTTTCCAAAGAAAGTTGAATTATGGACTGCAGATGGTAAATTTATTAGGGAGCTTTGTGATTTGCCCCTTGCAGAGGACATACCAATTGCGACGAGCAGTGTGCGCAAGGGAAAACGTTCAATCTATTGgaggccagacaaaccttcaacttTGTATTGGTACGCAAAACATCACCTGATGACCGATGCATTATTTTTTGGTTTAAGCCTTAAAAAGTAGCATCTGCCTGGATAACTGGTACTAGCTCTGTCCATAAAAAGATGttgcaagtttgtctaaatttagatgtatctagacactctttagtgtatagatataggtacatccgaatttagacaaatctccgacatccttttatggaaggAGGGAGTACATGAAAGCATTCTAGCTATTAGATCTTTCTATGTACAAACTTTGCTCTATAGTGCCAAATATACCTTTTGGTTTACTATTATTTTCATATGATACAGTAATTTGAGTTGAGAATGTCTTTTATGTGTTGAGAATATCTTTGTTAATATATGTATGATATGCTGGTCTTTTATGTGTTATTTCTTTTTCTAGCTTGGTTTAGTTTATCCTTCTTTTACATAGGGTGGAGACACAGGATGGTGGAGATGCAAAGGTAGAGGTTTCACCACGTGACATAGTTTACATGGAAAATGCTGAGCCCGTAAATGGTGAACAACCAGAAATTCTACATAAACTTGACCTTCGATATGGGTATGTCCTTTGAACTTCCATTAGCCTACTCCAGTAGGATCAGAAATCTTTGCTTTACCACACCTTGATTTCATGGTTAAGCTTTGTTCTTTGACATAGGTGCAATACTGCTAGCAGGAGACTTGTTATGAATAAAGAGTACTCATATAAAATTATCCATCAAATAAATATGAAGTCCTAATCCAAGTCACTTGTCCTTTTTTGTACAACTCCCTATCCTTTTGCAACTTGTGTACCAAGTAATTAACTGTTCTTGTCCTGTTTTTGTTCTGTTGGTGCAGAGGAACCTCTTGGTGTGATGAATCTCTTGCTTTGGTGTATGAATCATGGTACAAAACTCGGAAAACAAGAACATGGGTGGTCGCTCCTGATAAAAAAGATGTCAGTCCACGAATTTTATTTGACAGATCTTCCGAAGATGTGTACTCTGATCCGGGCTCACCAATGCTGCGAAGAACTACCATGGGAACCTATGTTATTGCGAAGGTCAATAAGCAAGATGAAAGCACTTATCTCTTGCTGAATGGAATGGGTGCCACACCAGAAGGAAATGTCCCATTCCTTGACTTGTTTGATATGTATGTCCATATCCATGAATCATTTCACTTATTTTCTGTCATAATATAGTTGTAGAATGTATTCCAGATGCCAGCTGATGCCTTTATTTTCGCAGAAATACTGGAAGTAAAGAGCGAATATGGGAAAGTGACAAGGAAAAGTACTTTGAAACTGTTGTTGCACTGATGTCAGATAAAACTGATGGGGATCTTCCCCTTGATCAGTTAAAGATACTTACATCGAAGGAATCAAAAACAGAAAATACACAATATTATCTGCAAATTTGGCCAGAAAAGAAGAAAGTTCAGATTACAAATTTCCCCCACCCATACCCCCAGCTTGCTTCATTGTATAAAGAGATGATAC contains:
- the LOC124702217 gene encoding probable glutamyl endopeptidase, chloroplastic isoform X2 codes for the protein MSSLSFLHRACLRVALLPLAPLRAPLRRSHLPRPLLRLPPRSAMSSASSRMSHIAAATASGAAGESNDPAAASGLAQEDDDLSAALGYRLPPKEIQDIVDAPPLPVLSFSPSKDKILFLKRRALPPLSDLAKPEDKLAGVRIDGHSNTRSRMSSYTGIGIHKLMDDGTLGPEKLVYGYPEGAKINFVTWSHDGRTLSFSVRVEEEDNKISKLRVWVADVESGEAKPLFKSPDIYLNAIFDSFVWVDNSTLLVCTIPVSRGAPPKKPLVPAGPKIQSNETKTVVQVRTFQDLLKDAYDADLFDYYATSQLMLASLDGTVKPMGPPAVYTSIDPSPDDKYLMLSSIHRPYSYIVPCGRFPKKVELWTADGKFIRELCDLPLAEDIPIATSSVRKGKRSIYWRPDKPSTLYWVETQDGGDAKVEVSPRDIVYMENAEPVNGEQPEILHKLDLRYGGTSWCDESLALVYESWYKTRKTRTWVVAPDKKDVSPRILFDRSSEDVYSDPGSPMLRRTTMGTYVIAKVNKQDESTYLLLNGMGATPEGNVPFLDLFDINTGSKERIWESDKEKYFETVVALMSDKTDGDLPLDQLKILTSKESKTENTQYYLQIWPEKKKVQITNFPHPYPQLASLYKEMIRYQRKDGVQLTANLYLPPGYDQSKDGPLPCLVWSYPGEFKSKDAAGQVRGSPNEFSGIGATSPLLWLARGFAILSGPTIPIVGEGDVEANDSYVEQLVTSAEAAVEEVVRRGVVHPDKIAVGGHSYGAFMTANLLAHAPHLFCCGIARSGAYNRTLTPFGFQNEDRTLWEATSTYVEMSPFMSANKIKRPILLIHGEQDNNSGTLTMQSDRFFNALKGHGVQSRLVILPFESHGYSARESIMHCLWESDRWLQKYCISGTSKADSEPASDGESKTLSASGGGAAVEGLTSDGFSSTPRSLL
- the LOC124702217 gene encoding probable glutamyl endopeptidase, chloroplastic isoform X1; the encoded protein is MSSLSFLHRACLRVALLPLAPLRAPLRRSHLPRPLLRLPPRSAMSSASSRMSHIAAATASGAAGESNDPAAASGLAQEDDDLSAALGYRLPPKEIQDIVDAPPLPVLSFSPSKDKILFLKRRALPPLSDLAKPEDKLAGVRIDGHSNTRSRMSSYTGIGIHKLMDDGTLGPEKLVYGYPEGAKINFVTWSHDGRTLSFSVRVEEEDNKISKLRVWVADVESGEAKPLFKSPDIYLNAIFDSFVWVDNSTLLVCTIPVSRGAPPKKPLVPAGPKIQSNETKTVVQVRTFQDLLKDAYDADLFDYYATSQLMLASLDGTVKPMGPPAVYTSIDPSPDDKYLMLSSIHRPYSYIVPCGRFPKKVELWTADGKFIRELCDLPLAEDIPIATSSVRKGKRSIYWRPDKPSTLYWVETQDGGDAKVEVSPRDIVYMENAEPVNGEQPEILHKLDLRYGGTSWCDESLALVYESWYKTRKTRTWVVAPDKKDVSPRILFDRSSEDVYSDPGSPMLRRTTMGTYVIAKVNKQDESTYLLLNGMGATPEGNVPFLDLFDINTGSKERIWESDKEKYFETVVALMSDKTDGDLPLDQLKILTSKESKTENTQYYLQIWPEKKKVQITNFPHPYPQLASLYKEMIRYQRKDGVQLTANLYLPPGYDQSKDGPLPCLVWSYPGEFKSKDAAGQVRGSPNEFSGIGATSPLLWLARGFAILSGPTIPIVGEGDVEANDSYVEQLVTSAEAAVEEVVRRGVVHPDKIAVGGHSYGAFMTANLLAHAPHLFCCGIARSGAYNRTLTPFGFQNEDRTLWEATSTYVEMSPFMSANKIKRPILLIHGEQDNNSGTLTMQSDRFFNALKGHGVQSRLVILPFESHGYSARESIMHCLWESDRWLQKYCISGTSKADSEPASDGESKTLSASGGGAAVEGLTSDGFSSTPRSLLW